Proteins found in one Maridesulfovibrio sp. genomic segment:
- the trpB gene encoding tryptophan synthase subunit beta: MKRGYFGDYGGQFVPELLMPPLLELEEAMEKIMKSAEFQQEFTRLLTDFVGRPTALTHCANISRELGFNLWLKREDLAHTGAHKVNNTVGQALLTKMMGKPMLLAETGAGQHGVATATAAALLDLDCEIYMGALDVKRQSHNVRRMELLGAKCVPVESGTQTLKDAINAALRKWIADQRTTHYCFGTAAGPHPFPLLVREFQAIIGREAKAQFKEKTGELPYMVVACVGGGSNAIGMFHEFVQEESVKIVGVEAAGTGEPGCTNSAPINLGTPGVLHGMNTLLLQTEEGQILPSHSIAPGLDYPGVGPEHVHLHASGRATYGSVNDHQALNAFQMLCRREGILPALESSHAVAWVLENRDSIPKDANVIVNLSGRGDKDMGILEDYLAEHGK, translated from the coding sequence ATGAAACGAGGATATTTTGGAGATTACGGCGGACAGTTTGTACCTGAACTGCTTATGCCGCCGCTGCTTGAGCTGGAAGAGGCCATGGAAAAGATCATGAAGTCCGCTGAATTTCAGCAGGAATTCACCCGTCTGCTGACTGATTTCGTCGGTCGTCCCACAGCGCTCACCCATTGCGCGAATATTTCCCGCGAACTGGGCTTTAACCTATGGCTTAAGCGTGAAGACCTCGCCCACACCGGCGCTCACAAAGTTAACAACACCGTCGGTCAGGCTTTGCTGACCAAGATGATGGGCAAGCCTATGCTTCTGGCTGAAACCGGGGCCGGTCAGCATGGCGTTGCCACCGCTACCGCCGCGGCTCTGCTTGATCTTGACTGTGAAATTTACATGGGCGCTCTGGATGTAAAACGTCAGTCTCACAATGTGCGCCGCATGGAACTTCTGGGTGCCAAGTGTGTTCCTGTTGAGTCCGGTACCCAGACTTTGAAAGACGCCATCAATGCCGCCCTGCGGAAATGGATCGCTGACCAGCGTACAACTCATTACTGCTTCGGTACTGCCGCGGGCCCGCATCCTTTCCCGCTTCTGGTTCGTGAATTTCAAGCCATCATCGGCCGCGAAGCCAAAGCCCAGTTCAAAGAAAAAACAGGTGAACTTCCTTATATGGTAGTTGCCTGCGTTGGTGGCGGTTCCAACGCCATCGGAATGTTTCATGAATTCGTACAGGAAGAATCTGTCAAGATAGTCGGTGTTGAAGCTGCGGGAACCGGTGAACCCGGCTGTACCAACTCCGCGCCGATCAATCTGGGGACTCCCGGCGTGCTGCACGGTATGAATACCCTGCTGCTCCAGACCGAGGAAGGACAGATTCTGCCTTCCCATTCAATCGCACCCGGCCTTGATTACCCCGGCGTAGGACCGGAACACGTGCATCTGCATGCTTCCGGCCGCGCTACCTACGGCTCTGTCAATGACCATCAGGCCTTGAATGCATTCCAGATGCTTTGCCGCAGGGAAGGAATTCTGCCGGCTCTTGAAAGTTCACACGCTGTTGCATGGGTGCTGGAGAATCGTGACTCCATCCCCAAAGATGCCAACGTAATAGTCAACTTGTCCGGTCGCGGCGACAAGGACATGGGCATTCTGGAAGACTACCTCGCCGAGCATGGAAAATAA
- the trpA gene encoding tryptophan synthase subunit alpha, protein MSITKLADKINEAKAQGRIGLIPFLPGGYPNRDQFWKEILELDEHGADIIEIGMPFSDPVADGPVVEAASLKCLADGINLRWILSGLSENRAKINAGVLLMGYYNPVLQYGLEDFAKDACAAGVNGLIIADLPYEEGVEFRDLLAKYDIALIPLVGLNTEPERMALYSKGGNGFCYYVSVLGTTGGTASLPEEIKEGLAKAQEVFDIPVALGFGLKEPAQLKELEGLVDAAVFGSALIKHIDSGKSSAEFMKVWK, encoded by the coding sequence ATGAGTATTACCAAACTTGCAGATAAAATTAATGAGGCCAAAGCTCAGGGACGTATAGGACTGATTCCTTTTCTGCCCGGTGGATATCCTAATCGAGATCAGTTCTGGAAAGAAATTCTGGAACTTGATGAGCACGGCGCGGACATAATCGAGATCGGCATGCCTTTTTCCGATCCTGTGGCAGACGGACCTGTAGTCGAGGCCGCATCTCTGAAATGTCTTGCTGACGGAATTAATCTGAGATGGATTCTGTCCGGTCTTTCTGAAAATCGCGCAAAGATCAATGCCGGGGTGCTGCTTATGGGGTATTACAACCCGGTGTTGCAGTACGGACTGGAAGATTTTGCCAAGGATGCCTGCGCGGCCGGGGTAAACGGACTTATCATCGCTGACCTGCCTTATGAGGAAGGCGTGGAATTTCGTGATCTGCTCGCCAAGTACGACATAGCGCTTATCCCGCTGGTCGGCCTGAATACCGAGCCTGAGCGCATGGCCCTTTATTCCAAGGGTGGCAACGGTTTTTGTTATTATGTATCAGTACTTGGAACTACGGGAGGAACGGCTTCATTGCCTGAAGAAATCAAGGAAGGTCTTGCCAAGGCACAGGAAGTTTTTGATATTCCGGTGGCTCTCGGTTTCGGCCTTAAAGAGCCAGCTCAGCTCAAGGAGCTTGAAGGGCTGGTCGATGCTGCTGTTTTCGGCTCCGCGCTGATCAAGCACATTGACTCCGGCAAAAGTTCTGCTGAATTTATGAAAGTCTGGAAGTAA
- a CDS encoding class I SAM-dependent methyltransferase, with protein sequence MNQDEFTRKAKKWDSNPERKRIADNFAAAVEKAVDFTEKSEVLDFGCGTGLVGLRFGKRVKTLYALDTSAAMLDMLNAKLADEDFGNVVVIPVALHEAVLRNDSLDAIFTSMAMHHVENLPEVLEQMRKLLKKDGKLVIGELLPEDGSFHGDNVVPYNGFEPEYLAEMVTNAGFYAVEHQNLGIYNKPDKEGVVRQYGTFVLIGRK encoded by the coding sequence ATGAATCAAGATGAATTTACTCGTAAGGCAAAGAAATGGGATAGCAACCCGGAACGCAAACGTATTGCAGATAATTTTGCCGCTGCAGTGGAAAAGGCGGTTGATTTTACGGAAAAAAGTGAAGTCCTTGATTTTGGCTGCGGAACGGGACTGGTCGGCCTGCGTTTCGGCAAAAGAGTTAAGACTCTCTATGCACTTGATACATCCGCAGCCATGCTGGATATGCTTAATGCAAAATTAGCGGATGAAGATTTCGGCAATGTCGTGGTGATTCCGGTGGCTCTTCATGAAGCTGTATTGAGGAATGATTCGCTCGATGCAATCTTCACATCCATGGCTATGCACCATGTTGAGAACCTGCCGGAAGTGCTGGAGCAGATGCGAAAATTATTAAAGAAGGACGGCAAGCTGGTTATCGGGGAACTTCTGCCGGAGGACGGCAGTTTTCACGGTGATAATGTTGTGCCTTATAATGGGTTTGAACCGGAATATTTAGCTGAAATGGTTACCAATGCCGGATTTTATGCCGTGGAGCATCAGAATCTGGGCATCTACAATAAGCCTGATAAAGAAGGCGTTGTCCGCCAGTACGGGACATTTGTTTTGATTGGACGGAAGTAG
- a CDS encoding GNAT family N-acetyltransferase, with protein sequence MNITLSFKPENIDWEKIAEIFEKAPLGTRDPEKLSRAAANSELLCFAKDGNKFIGFARAISDGEFQAAIYDLCILPEYQSIGLGKKMMTAMMERLGSVSTILYAVPGKEGFYKKMGFIPMLTAMGCFQDEAGMIERGYLKG encoded by the coding sequence ATGAACATTACTCTGAGCTTTAAACCGGAAAATATCGATTGGGAAAAGATAGCTGAAATTTTTGAAAAAGCACCTTTAGGAACCCGCGATCCTGAAAAACTGTCCCGAGCTGCCGCAAACAGCGAACTGCTCTGCTTTGCCAAAGATGGTAATAAATTCATCGGCTTTGCCCGGGCGATCAGCGACGGTGAATTCCAAGCCGCAATCTACGACCTCTGTATTCTCCCGGAATACCAATCAATCGGACTCGGCAAAAAAATGATGACCGCCATGATGGAAAGGCTCGGGTCAGTAAGCACCATACTCTATGCGGTGCCGGGTAAGGAAGGATTCTACAAAAAAATGGGTTTCATACCAATGCTCACAGCCATGGGCTGCTTTCAGGACGAGGCCGGAATGATTGAGCGGGGCTATTTGAAAGGCTAA